The Engystomops pustulosus chromosome 7, aEngPut4.maternal, whole genome shotgun sequence DNA window agcaagctaaaaaaaaattacatctatTTTGTAGGTAAAATTAAGTTTGCAGGACCGTCTGTTAAAAATCAaactaaggccacattcacactggGCATTTCTAAACGCAACATCTATGCAACTGCGAGGGGCTTGACCAAAACATGTAGGAGTTTCCACTGAAACGCTTGCATTTTGGAAtgagcaccacatgttttgcattcCGTTTTGGTCAAACCCTCCCTGTTATGTTTTTGCAGCATTTAGGTTGCAGTCACACGTAGCGAGAGATCAAATGGAGCCATGCCTCTGCCCGAACACATTTATATGCCGCTGGCACAAGCCATAGAAGTGCCGAGAGCCGAGTGACATCACCGGTTCTCAGTCCAAGGAGGAGGAATGCAATGAAGATGGGACGTGCATAATTAAATATTGGAGGTGCGCGGAATTGCCAGAGTCTCATTTCTATAGATTATAGAATCGTTTTTTGTCCCTAAACAAAATAGGTCCTGGGATCAGTGGTACAGAGCCCAGTGGGTGGTGTGAGGAGGTCATTTTGGGCgggatcaagtggtaggtttcctttaaaactgatCTAAAGAGATCCTGAGACACTGAAAAACTGCAATATGGTCTAAATTTACTCCAATCTTTACCACGTGGGTTACAAATCCGTCCAGTTGGGAGAATTTCAGCAGTGTACACATGGCCAACATACGattggatactatatatattcatCCTTGATCGTGGGAAATCTGCTCCTTTGAAGGTTTCTTtaaattaaccggttaaggaccctttcccgttttttcatttcttcaattgttattaaaacaaaatgttcccgtgtgaagataatttctcataattgtcccttagaaacgaggtagcttccttggatacaaccacctcacatttgtTAGCAgcggccagacatgtgctattgaggcttgcctgaccacctggattcagcaatgattgccacaggacggctgcaggGACctgcatttcatatacaaaaaccttttgtttctttgtgcaatccctccagcaaaggtggctgtatccaaggacacagtcttgtttctaagggaccatatgactgcattaatgagaatttttttttttaataacctctaattgaaaagttgaattattcttaccgttaattccttttccattagtccaccatgacggccccacatggaggatgacccttgaccctgcagggacaggaagcggagaggttaaaacacccccccctgcatccacataccagtggcttccAATAACGAACCTTGGCAGTGGATACAacccatttattatatgtttcattCACATACAATATAGTCATAAAAACATTTACAGCAATAATATGACATAGGGTGGGAATatacatgggccgtcatggtggactaatggaaaaggaattaacggtaagaataattcaacttttcccctagcgtcccccatgacggccccacatggagATATAACAAATAACCATTTCTTTTTCGGGAGGGACAACAGCCTGTAAAACCTTTCTACCAAAGGCTAACTCTCTAGCACAATGTAAGTCTAGTCTGTAATGTTTTGCAAAAGTCATGTGGCTGGACCAAGTAGCTGCTCTACAGATCTCCTCTATTGACgctcctctcttctctgcccaggaTGCTGCCATGGCCCGAGTTGAGTGCGCCTTAACCTTCCCCGGGGTCTCTAATTGTTGAGTTGCATATGCTGCTCTGATTACTGATTGGATCCATCTTGCAATCGATGCTTTGGAGGCTTTTTTGCCTTTATTTCTACCCCCATATTGAAGAAGGATATTGTGATCCTGGCGCCAAGATTCAGTCTGTTTGAGATATTGTAACAGAGCTCTTTTAACATCCAGGGAGTGCCAGGCCATCTCTTTCGGATTTTTGGGTTCCTGGCAGAAAGAAGGCAGGATGATTTCCTGATTCCGATGAAAGTCAGATGAAACCTTGGGAATAAAAGTTTTGTCTAGAGTTAATGTTACTCTATCACTGGATATTTTTAAATAAGGCTCTCTAATGGAGAGGGCTTGTATTTCTCCCAATCGTCTAGCTGAGGTTATTGCTactaaaaatgttacttttaggGTCAGATCTTTTATGCTAGCTGATTCTAGAGGTTCAAACGGTGGCCCGGTTAGGTAGTTTAGAACTAAGGAGAGATCCCAGGTAGGAACTCTTTGTTTGAGTTGTGGCCTCAACCTGGAGGTGGCCCTAATGAATCTCTTAATCCATCTATGATCTGCAAGAGGTATATCAAAAAACGCCCCTAAAGCTGATATTTGTACCTTCAGCGTATTGGTTTTTAGCCCTTTTTCAAATCCTGCTTGTAGAAAATCCAGGACCTGAGAAATATTGGGAGATAATTGATTAGGGGTTGCTGTTCCACAGAAAGCTACAAATTTCTTCCATATTTTGGAATATATAGCAAACGTTATCGGTTTACGACTTGCCTTAAGTGTAGAGATCACACTGTCTGACAAGCCTTTAGACCTCAATAGTCCCCATTCAGGATCCAAGCCGAAAGCTTCAGGTTTTGCGGGTCTGGATGGTATATGGGTCCCTGATGAAGAAGGTCCTTCCGATATGGGAGTAATATTGGGTCTGCTATTGCTAATGCTTTTAGTGTTGCAAACCAATTCTTCTTGGGCCAAAAGGGAACTATCACAATCGCTGTTGCTCTGTCTGTGATAATCTTTTGTATCATCTTGGATATCAACGGCATTGGAGGGAAGGCATACATTAAGGGTGCGTCCCACTTGTGACTGAATGCATCTCTCTGACAGATCGAGACATCTCTTTGCAGCGAGAAGAAAAGACCTGTTTTGGTATTCTCCCTGGTAGCGAAGAGGTCTAACACTGGAACTCCCCATCTCTGTGTTATCTGGCCATAAATTTCTTGGTTTAGAGACCATTCGTGATGGTCTATCAACCTCCGACTCAGGAAGTCTGCTATACCATTCTGACTGCCTCTTAAATGTATAGCTGTTAGGGACAAAATGTTGTTCTCTGCCCAAGTGAAAATTTTCCTTGATAGATGCAACAGGTCTTGACTCCTGGTGCCCCCTTGATGGCGGAGATAAGCTACCGTCGTCACATTGTCTGAGTAGACTTTGATATGGGAGTCTTTCAGATATTGAGAAGCTCCCCTTAGTGCTTCCCAGACCGCCTTCAACTCTCAATGGTTTGAGGATCGCTTCTGAGTCGTCAAGGACCATTGCCCTTGAAGATACCTTCCTTCCAGATATGCTCCCCATCCTGACAGACTTGCATCCGTCTGAATGACCTTTATTGGCCAAGGAAACCAGTGAACTCCCTTTTTCAGATGATCTTCTTCTGTCCACCACACTAGGGATGACTTTATGGATGGAGGTAGTTGGATCTTTTGATCTAGGTGCGAGGGATCCTTGTCCCAGGATGACAGAATCCAACTCTGAAAGGTCCTTGTATGACTCTGGCACCATTGGACTGCTCCTATGCAGGCGGTCAGATGCCCCAACACTTTCATAGCCTCTCTTATCGTGCAAGACTGACGTTGCAGAAATAACAGCATCTTTTGAATCATAAGGCTCCTTTTTTCCTCTGGTAGGAAGGACATCTGGAGACTGGAATTTAGTTGTATACCCAAGAAGACAGTTACCCTGTTGGGAATAAGATTGGACTTTTCCCAATTGATGATCCATCCCAGTTGTTGCAGGGTTGAAATAGTTAGATCCCTGTGTGAGATCAACTCTTCTTCCGTAGTCCCAATTATTAgcaggtcgtccagatatggaatgatCTTGACGTTTCTCATTCTCAGATGGGCTATTACTTCTATTAAAATTTTTGAGAAAGTCCTTGGGGCTGATGAGACCCCGAATGGTAAGGCCTTGTATTGGAACCTGAAGATTTCTTTTGTTGGAGAGAGGATCGCAAATCTGAGATACTTTTGGGACTGCGGACAAATGGGTACATGGCAATAGGCATCTTTCAGATCTATTGTACATAGGAATGCCTGATGAGGGATGAGATTGGTAGCTGAACTGATCTTTTCCAGTTTGAATTTTCTGTAGAAGATGAATTTGTTTAGTGATTTTAGGTTGAAAATTAGTCGGAATGAGCCATTGGGCTTCTTTATTAGAAACAAGGGGCAGTAATGTCCGGTCAATGTTGCACTCCTTGGTACTGGTACTACAACACCCATCTCTTGAAGTTTCATGACTTCCTGCCATAGTTGAAGAGAAAGAGATCGATTTTGCAGATTTGTTATTACAAATTTTTTGGGAGGAAGGGCTGTTAACTCCAATTTGTAGCCATTCTCCAACAGATTCAGGACccaggggtttgatgttatcTGCGCCCACTGTTGATAGAACCCTaggagtcttccccccactctggcgtcattgctttcTGAAAGGTTGAGTTGTGTTGCTGGAGCTGAGGAGAAaacctcttccttttcctcctttgGGATAGCTCCATCTCCCTTGCTTGCCTTTTCCTTTATAAGGAAATTTCCTTTCTCTTGGCTCACGAAAGGGTTGTTTCTTTGGAACAGACTTTGTTTCTGGAAACCCTTTCCTCTTGTCTGCAGCCTTCTCTAGAATAGCATCTAGATCTGGTCCGAAAACATATTCTCCCTGAAACGGAATACCACACAATTTGGATTTGGAACGGAAATCCCCACTCCATTGTCTTAACCATAGCGTACGTCTGGTAGCATTTGAGAGGGCGCCTTCCTTTGCGCTAAACCTTACTCCTTCTGCTGAGGCATCCGCTATAAACGCCGTTGCAGCTTTCAAAGTTGGCATTGTATCCAAGATGACCTCCCTCGGGGTTCCACTTCTAATATGGTTTTCCAACTCCGACAACCAGAAGAACATTGTACGAGCCACAGATGTTGTTGCTATATTGGCTTTAAGGTTTAACATACTAGCCTCCCAGGTTTTCTTCAACAAGCTGTCTGCCTTCCTATCTAATGGATCCTTCAATTGTATCGCATCTTCAAACGGGAGATCcgtcttttttgcaattttggttACCTGTATATCTACCTTAGGGGGGTTATCCCATAGGCGAGAATCCTGCTCATCAAATATTAAACGGTTCTTAAATTCTCGGGATACCGAAATCCTGTTCTCTGGCTCTCTCCACTCCTCTAAGATTAACTGTTTTAGGGTTTCATTCACTGGAAATACTCTCCTTCTTTTTGCTTTTAGAATACCAAAGAGTTCATCCTGAACTGATTTGGATTCTTCAACATCCTCGATCTTAAGCGTATCTTGTACGGCTTTTAGCAGAGCATCTAAATCTTCAGACAGAAACATATATTTTGATTCCATTTTACATGCCGAGGAAGAGGGAGGTGGTTCCATTTCAAATAAATCTACATTTGATGTGGATGCCTGTTCGCCCTCAGAATCTGATTCTGAAAGGGATTCTACCACTCTGGGTCTCTTGCAAGGTGGCTGTAACTGCGGAATCAATGCAGAAATGGATGAAGATACTGATGTCTGAATCTCACTCTTTATGaatcccttcatttcatccataaATGACGTTCTTTCCTCTCGCATTAACCCATCAATACATTCCTtgcagattgttttttttttttttttataattaggaGACAGTTTATTATAACACATATTGCATCTTTTTGAAGACGCTTTTTTCTTCTCCACCTCTTTAGTTTTCTCCTTCTCCTTAGTATCCTGCTAAGAGAGATGGAGATCAGGAATTTACAGAGATCTTTTCGGTAAAGGAGGATAATCCCCCCGTCCCCCCAGATAcccccgaaaccactcacaggagttaTAGGCGGGGGTTCTGGTAATGTCACATCCATAATCAGGGATTCCATGCCTTCAATCTAAACAGAGTATCACGCATTTAGATAATTCCAAACATAACATGTACTACAAGAAGACAAAACCTGACCTTATACAGAGTTTTTGCCGATTAAAGCTGCACCTGCATAACAGAATAAGGCAATTTAGATATTGTACCGCAACATTAAGGTCATAGACCTGACAAAGTACCTTGCACCCACTGTTTAGGAGTGTCACGACCGAGTCACCGCTGATGTAATCCTATAGACCTCAGAGCAGCGTGCAGGTCGACCAGCGCTGGCGTCACGAGTAGATTCTGTAGACCTCAGATCAGCGTgcgccatttttaaattttttggcgcCCTGCGCCAGCTTCAAGTACCggaaacgtcacttccggtgagaCGTGGTCCACCGGAAGTTGTCATCAAGCTCCCGACACGTGGCCGGGAGCACCAAGATGGCGCCGCCGGGTGTCTTTGGCTTCCCGGAGCCGCAGGCAGAGCCGGCTGGAGACTTCGTGGGACCAGGAAGAGGAGGCACGGCGCTGATCGCGATCCCAAGTCTCCCAGGATGAAGGTAAGTACCCGCTCCTATTCAAAAAACTCCCCCATACAGTCCCACATGGCGGAGACCGGAGGAGTACTCTCCACTCCCTGcccgtgtagggacaggaagccactggtatgtggatgcaggggggggtgttttaacctctccgcttcctgtccctgcagggtcaagggtcatcctccatgtggggccgtcatgggggacgctaggggaaatgtatatatatggcagattaatgaaactgaatgtgaatgcccagattaaAATACCCCATTAAGCTCCTTTCACACGACGTGTGCTCACCTGTACACAGCAGCGCCTTAAAGAAGGGTGAGCGCTAAACACCCCTTTCATAGGAAGAAGCGTGGCACACCACACTCGTACTTATGGGGGAAGAAAGAGCCTGCTTGAgggaagctctgctgtggacattacattagtgaggggaggctgctgctgtaattttattaaaaagttgcatttccaaccctaggcttatattccAGTCAATACATTTTGTGTGTAGTAAAATAGGTGCCATTCTTATACTcgtataacatatacagtatatataattccCCCAAATAAGGGAACATTATAGGTGTGTTTGGGGCTATAGGTGTTCTAGTGCCCACTTTCCTGTAGCCCCTTCTATAGGCAGACAACAGGAAAAGGAACACTATCTggtggggctacagaaaaggggtcaTTTTAGACCAAgggctgctggaaatggcacactacatggcagggagcaagtgtgaccaccttcTCTATCAATTTTGTGATCCGTGGGTTCCCCAATTGAATATTAACACTAAGCACCGTGTATAACTCTTTCATAGTTAGGGGGCATCTTTCTATTTCCCTAGGCTTCACTTGACACCCAGCCCATTTCATATAGCAGACACCTGATAATTCTACATCACATTGATTTTCTTTTTTCCatggattttatttttgtacCCGGAAGTACAATGTGGCaggtaacaagccctcatacagctctataaaatgaaaaataaaaatttatagtttttagaaggaagggggggggggggggggacaacccTAAAGTAAAACCAGCATCATATAGGAAACATAAATATAGATGAGCGGACCTGGCATTTGGCTCGTCACTGGCCACCAGAGCATACATGAGCCACCTGATGTATCCAGCAGTGCCAGAGGGGTGGGACCTTGGAGGCAATAATATATGATGACAGCAAAGGTCCCCAATGTAATGTACATGGATAATATGCATACAAACATTTACTCACAAAAAAGGATGTATATCGGACACAATGTTACTTTTAATCTTTTTTGTTACCGGTTGTATAAATACAAAGTCATGGCATGTCAGACTGCACAGAGCGGAGTATCTAGAAAAGGATTAGTCATTATAACAGTATATATGGCATTACACGTGGTAGCAGCATACAGACCCTCCAACAATTGAAAGGCGCTGTCCCCTATTAAGCCCCATTtactaaaggagaaaaaaaaaaaatgtgattgtgTGTTGTCCCACTGCTACACCATTGTGATACAAAGTAGCAAGGGATGAATTCCCCCCTGCTATAGGCGATCCTCAGAATGCTCCACAAATCAGGGTCACAGCTGGACTTTAGGGTATTATGTGTGGACATGGAGCTCAGTATTTCCTTATGGCaaatctgcagcataatacaTTAGCAAAGAAGTGTTTGGGGAAGGTGCGATGCCCCCATACACacattgtgggaaaaaaaaaaaactcgacaCAGCTAAAATGTATTTCTGCAGATAACGGTGCAGAAATCAAGCCTTACAATGCATCAGAAACGAGACGATTCCAGATGGTTTCTTATGCTTGTGGAATGGACGTAGGATTACCACTACACTAAATCCTTCAGCTACTCTGTAATGCATTCAGGTAGCATGAAGGTGCCATTGCTGCTGAGTTGCACCCCGACTCAACACCGTTTTATGTTACAAGCCTAGATGTAATAGCATATAAGGATTTCTGGTGTAGAATAGTTACTACAACAGGTCGCCTAACCATTCAtgggtgaaaataaaaaaaaatttgtaggaAAAATTGTGGAGGAGATGTTCAAGGTTTTAGGGCGCAGTCACGCCTACCGCATGTGTTTAAACAGCTAGagaaagatttgcctaattaaactgcagttaacaaatgtgttaacacaaaacagaaatgttaacatcacattagcggttatgttttgtaaatgcaaatgttcacagctgtttaattaggcaaatctctctccagTTGGTGAAACGTATGCGTTAGATatgacgtgtgactgcaccctaagggtgaagacacacatggcgtttttgggccgtttttactaagtgcgttttcagaacgttaaaaacgcatgcgttaaaaaacgcatccgtttttgtccggtttcagaaattgcgcaatgaaaagcggacaaaaacgcatgcgtttttaacgatctgaaaacgcacttagtaaaaacggcccaaaaacgccatgtgtgtcttcaccctaaaggAGTTGGCCAAGTCATTATATAAACATCAACATTTCATCAATACCTGACGGGTGGGGCACATCATCTGGTCGCTCATGCTAAACACTACACTCAAAAGCCCCAAATCACTACAGAGCCTACAGCAGTGAATGCCTCCAGGGACACAAAGCCATTTGCTTCTGGCTCCAGGTCACTTTTTTTGATATTGGGCTGGACAGCTCATTAGTGCAGCGGACAGTTATCATCCTTCCTTACACAGCAGGAGGCCTAGCTTCTGGAAAGGCTATGGCTATTTGTATAAATTCTTGGAGTAACTCTTTAACAGGGGTTATCCAAAGATCCTATAAAGCCATTCAATTGAAAGGCACACCAGATTGGTTCACAATTTACTTAACCCTAGTACAGGTCAGTTAAGCCTATTATTTCTATGGAGCCATCTGAGTGCTTTGGCAAGTGCCAATAACCCTGTCTCTATTATTCAGAATAATATAAAGCAAACACTGAGCTTATTTGCAACTCATTTTGGTTTACCTGCTACAACCGTACTTGGGATTGTACCCCTATCGCACCGTGGTACTAGTAGCAGGGCACCAAATTCAGTAAAAATTTTATGAAAGAATGAAGTCCTAACCGGAAAATCTGTACAGTAAACCTAAAGAAAATATCTTCCaattacaaaacaaaataaaaatcataacatATAACAGGCAGCAGCAGAGCCCTGTATACCAATAGGCCCATGAGTTGTTCCTGGCCTCtgggattatacacacacaggcgaTGCTCTTCCCCCACTGTTCTGATCCGTATCATATAAAGAGTCCAAGTCCATTATTGGGTAGCAGTGCTTTTCTTCGTTTTACTTTTCTTATCCTTCTTTTTCAGTCCATCCATATTTGCACGCAGTAGGTTGGAATAAGCCTATAATAAAAAGGGCAGATCTGATTTATTCCAGAATATAGTGCATGGAAAACTCATGGGACTGCAGTTGTTTCCACTCCAAACTACACATTAAAAATTTTGGGGCTTCAGATCCCATCATATGAGGGCACTTACCATCTGAAACTTGTTTACGTCTTTGGAACTGACCTGTCGAGGTAGAAGACACCTAGTGAGCTCATCTCCATATTATAAGTACTGGAGTATATTATCTCCATATTTTAAGTACAGGAGCGCCCCTTTACTGCCCGGCTACTCACCACAGTACTGATCTTCCTTTTACCATCTGTGGCTCTCAAAAGACATTTATTGTCTGCTGGTTCAAATCCTTCTATGTGGCCCTTACTAGGAATCGGCTTGGTCCTTCCATCATCTGTTAAAAACAGAAATAACACATTTATGGAATTTTAGTAAAGGTTTACAAtacatgaatattatagctcatGGGTTTACTAGAACTTGGGATCTCTGAAATGAGGTCTAAGGATGTGTGGATGCATGGCATGTCATTGATGCAAGTCAATAACATGTTTTGTATGCACTACATCTGCACTTGCATCGCAGCCACTAACTTCCGCTTTGTGCAAGATCACCCTAGAATAGATAGATACAACAGGATGCCATCATAAGAAGGTTGTTTCTCACAGGTGAAAATTGCTGAAGGTTTCTTATTACAACCATCagtaattttatatacattttataagcAGTTAGCAGGGCAATTCTCCTACAAGGACAGTCaagtgcttaaagaggacctgtcaccctgaaatacGGCACTAGGAGCCTACTAAAGTaaccagctcctagtgctaaagcaaacgcagcagtgttacaatcctctgataaagctagcactgctgcgctgtacattacaaactctggactgctctcaaagcggtccagaCTATTCATCAGGGGGTGGGGTTGGGGGCGGCGACTGCGACATGACGACCGAGCGGGGCGGTCGGGTGAAGTTTGtactgtacagcgcagcagtgttagcgttatcggagctTTCTGATAACGGTATCATTGTAACAtcgctgcatttgttttagcactaggagctgcttactttagtgtgattttagggtgacaggtcctctttacacgGAGAACAGGGTTTAACAGCAACATTTGCCACATCCTGTTGGTCAGATggtcataaaggggttgtccagaggctgAAAtttatggctgctttcttccaaaagcagcgccacacctgaccctgCAACTCTGCCCAGCCCTATGCTGTCAACATTCAATACTGGCACAAACCAGGATCAGGCGtggctcagttttttttttgaagaaaacagccatgtttCTCAACCTCTGGACAGCCGGTTCAAAGGGATGAACTCTCCGATAACACAATGTAGATGCTGGTTACTGTACtgtggtgttaaaaaaaaaaaaaaaaaaactccctttCCACAATGTAAATCCCCAAAGGAAGCAATGCGTGTCCACTACACCTGCGGGGCATGCTTGGACACATCAGGTTCTGAGTCTGGAGAGTTGAGTAACACCACACACTCTGATTGTTTAGTGTTACTCAAAGAACTGATGGCCTATCCCTAGGAGAGCTCATATGAATTTGTGGAGATAGCCTGCTATAGATAACATCTATCCTGCTCTTCTCCATTTATCCTACATGATGCAGCTTCTAATGAGAGTACATTACAGATGGGCAAAGAGCAGATTAGTCTCCATTTTCTGTGTGATGTATGTAGGAGACATCACTGCAACTAGTTACCAGATCTGAGAAAATGGAttaaaagatagagcctgctaaAATTGAGAATGTGagtcataaaatataaaatttcctCAGAAATACTAATTGCATCCTGGACTAAAGAGAAGAACAGAGAGGAGCAGACTCAAGGTTTGCATTTGGCCATGTGACCCTAGCTGTCAATATGTTTGGGTCACACAGCCAAATTAAAATGTTGGGTCCGCACAACTCTAGAGAAGAACATTGACCGAGGTCTAACAGTAGAAACCACAACCagatacatacatttctttaacGTGATAAAGACACTTCCACTTGTTCGGCATTTCTGGAACAGGCGCGTGAGCTCagttaaaaactgtaaaaataaaaagatacaagTGAAGATTACTGCACTGCTCATTTGCCAACATATAATTGATTGAGTCAATGTAAACTTATACAACAACCCAGTTACAGCCGGGCTTCTACCCCCAGTGACATGACAATAGGGCTGTGAAGTCTGGCAGCAAATAACCTCTCCTGACTCTTAGAACATTACCTGCCGCAACCCATTGGCACCTGAAAAGTGCTCTGCTGCTGCCTGTAATATCCCTTGTGAATGTAGAAAAGCTCTACTCACAAATTATAAAGAAGCCATAATCTGTAGGGAATTTTCAGGATACAAATCTGTTTGGAAGACTACTGCTTCTCCTGACGTGGCACAAAGAGCCTTATCCAATGGTCCATGAAGACCTGTAGGTCAATTTACAGGCTGAAATACCCTTGACAGCTGAACAATAGCTCAATATTCAGCATGTAGAAGGCAGTGCTGGCTGCAAcaccaaaccccccttattttttgccaacaaaaaataaaagcagtaacttattgttcccggtttatcaacaactttcaattatattggcctcctgaggacgagagggaaaatttgcatcactttagcttctttgcagtgtccctctgtacagagagaatcatgggccagcagaaggtccttcaaagataattcggccctgcctactcattctccctcttcctacagtcccaagcagtGAAGTAataatcactttaatatatgactgaaagcagcatcttttaagttgcttggaactgcaggaagattctttgagtccagtATGGTGTGCTGGgtcgatggcttgggtgcccacagaaagggccctgagtgccgcctctggcacccttgccataggaTCGCCACCGCTGTTCTATAGTCATGAGCACAAATGGCCCAATGGGAAAAATTTGTTaattcataactagagatgaggggAACCAATGTTCTTATTAGGGTCCAGCCCGGGCACATCTGATGCCCCCAAAAACTAGCAATGGCTATGACTGGCCAGGGGTGTCTGATTGGCTGTTTGGGCAGCAATGTGTCCGGGTCACACAGCCAAACCCGCTTGGTAACATCAGGTCCGCTCATTACCTAATGTACTTCTATGAAGGA harbors:
- the SRP14 gene encoding signal recognition particle 14 kDa protein, whose product is MVLLESEQFLTELTRLFQKCRTSGSVFITLKKYDGRTKPIPSKGHIEGFEPADNKCLLRATDGKRKISTVVSSKDVNKFQMAYSNLLRANMDGLKKKDKKSKTKKSTATQ